Proteins encoded in a region of the Nocardia asteroides genome:
- a CDS encoding nitrite/sulfite reductase produces the protein MTRRAPDSCPGVLRLHDAADGPLARIRVPGGRLGPVQVQTLAEAAHDLADGNIELTSRGNVQLRQVRDAGALTDRLAAAGLLPSSTHERVRNIIASPLSGRIGGSADVHPLVPVLDAGLRAAPRLAQLPGRVLFTLDDGRGDVSGLGADIGMHAVGRDEFALLLAGGDSGVRVAAADAVDVMLAAAHGFLRLRGDDAGRWRLRDIERGAERVVDLLGLSPGAERLHFCPPRSIPIGWLEQDNGLVGLGAGVRLGSLPARTAEFLAAVERPVFLTPWRSLVVTDLEEWAAEQVVRVLAPMGLIFDADSPWLLVSACAGQPGCAKSHTDVRADVAAAIDTGRVLPARTEQAESPVSGTSAGRDVPQAMPPTDVAVAGRQHWSGCARRCGRPQGEVTDIVATDEGYRVD, from the coding sequence ATGACACGACGTGCTCCTGATTCCTGCCCGGGTGTGTTGCGGTTGCACGACGCGGCCGACGGGCCGCTCGCGCGAATCCGGGTGCCCGGCGGGCGCCTGGGGCCCGTGCAGGTGCAGACGCTGGCGGAGGCCGCGCACGATCTCGCGGACGGGAATATCGAGCTCACCTCACGGGGAAACGTCCAGTTGCGCCAGGTGCGCGACGCCGGGGCACTGACGGACCGGCTGGCCGCCGCGGGCCTGCTGCCGAGCAGCACGCACGAACGGGTGCGCAATATCATCGCCTCGCCGCTGTCCGGCCGGATCGGCGGCTCGGCGGACGTGCACCCGCTGGTTCCCGTGCTGGACGCGGGCTTGCGCGCGGCGCCGCGGCTGGCGCAGCTTCCCGGCCGAGTGCTGTTCACCCTCGACGACGGGCGCGGTGACGTCAGCGGACTCGGCGCCGACATCGGCATGCACGCGGTCGGGAGGGACGAGTTCGCGTTGTTGCTGGCAGGCGGTGACAGCGGCGTGCGGGTGGCCGCCGCCGACGCGGTCGATGTCATGCTCGCCGCCGCCCACGGGTTCCTGCGACTGCGGGGTGACGACGCGGGCCGCTGGCGGCTGCGCGACATCGAACGGGGCGCCGAACGCGTCGTCGATCTCCTCGGCCTGTCTCCCGGCGCCGAGCGGCTCCACTTCTGCCCGCCCCGGAGCATTCCGATCGGATGGCTCGAGCAGGACAACGGACTGGTCGGTCTCGGCGCCGGTGTGCGCCTCGGGTCCCTGCCCGCCCGTACGGCCGAGTTCCTCGCGGCGGTCGAGCGACCGGTCTTCCTCACGCCGTGGCGCAGTCTGGTGGTCACCGACCTGGAGGAATGGGCCGCCGAGCAGGTCGTGCGCGTGCTCGCCCCGATGGGCTTGATCTTCGACGCCGACTCGCCGTGGCTGCTGGTCAGCGCCTGCGCCGGGCAACCGGGCTGCGCGAAGTCGCACACCGACGTCCGAGCCGACGTCGCCGCGGCGATCGACACGGGCCGCGTGCTACCCGCCCGAACCGAGCAGGCCGAGTCGCCGGTTTCCGGAACCTCCGCGGGCCGAGATGTCCCGCAGGCGATGCCCCCAACAGACGTCGCGGTGGCCGGGCGTCAGCATTGGTCCGGCTGCGCTCGCCGCTGCGGCCGGCCCCAAGGGGAGGTCACCGATATCGTCGCGACAGATGAAGGCTATCGCGTCGACTGA
- a CDS encoding alpha/beta fold hydrolase has product MGTSDGPAGQDPSGDVRRRKVLRAIILAHSLRRVRTSLRSIAASAAALLLCLTPGVAYAEDDPGRCESLSIPVPLGVMAGSLCTPTAHATDTVMVLIAGSNYNHTYWDFPYAPETYSFRRAMNAAGIATLVVDRLGNGASTRPPSTQVTASVSARALHDIVQALRRGLAGAPPFGTVVTGGHSLSSGIDVLEASTYQDVDGVLLTGFSHALNVAEVLGVISTYHQAAEDPRFAAGGYDLGYLTTRPGTRAGNFFAPETADPEVLAVDEATKEVFSPMEYPDGLTSTIPPMTNFIDVPVLVVDGSLDRLSCGPGYAVCANAETLHAAEAPFFGPAAQLRTYVLRASGHSVNLARNTAEYRAAVIDWVRTIAA; this is encoded by the coding sequence ATGGGAACGAGTGACGGTCCAGCTGGCCAGGACCCGAGCGGGGATGTGCGTAGGCGAAAGGTATTGCGCGCCATTATTTTAGCGCATAGCCTGCGTCGCGTGCGAACCTCGCTACGGTCGATCGCCGCGTCCGCGGCGGCGCTCCTGCTCTGCCTGACACCCGGCGTGGCCTATGCCGAGGATGATCCGGGTCGCTGCGAATCGTTGTCCATCCCCGTCCCGCTGGGCGTGATGGCCGGTTCCCTGTGCACTCCCACGGCACACGCGACCGACACCGTCATGGTGCTCATCGCGGGATCCAATTACAACCACACGTACTGGGACTTCCCTTACGCACCCGAGACCTACAGTTTCCGGCGCGCGATGAATGCCGCGGGGATCGCGACGCTGGTGGTCGATCGGCTCGGCAACGGCGCGAGCACGAGACCGCCGAGCACGCAGGTCACGGCGTCGGTCTCGGCTCGCGCCCTGCACGACATCGTTCAGGCCCTGCGCCGAGGGCTGGCGGGCGCGCCGCCGTTCGGCACAGTCGTCACCGGCGGTCATTCGCTCAGCTCGGGTATCGACGTCTTGGAGGCCAGCACGTACCAGGACGTCGACGGCGTGCTGCTCACCGGCTTCTCCCACGCTCTCAATGTGGCCGAGGTCCTCGGCGTGATCTCCACCTATCACCAAGCCGCCGAGGACCCGCGATTCGCCGCGGGCGGATACGATCTCGGCTATCTGACGACCCGGCCCGGTACCCGCGCGGGCAATTTCTTCGCCCCCGAGACGGCCGATCCCGAGGTTCTCGCCGTCGACGAGGCGACCAAGGAAGTGTTCTCGCCGATGGAGTATCCCGATGGCCTGACCTCCACCATCCCGCCGATGACCAACTTCATCGACGTCCCGGTCCTGGTCGTCGACGGCAGCCTGGACCGGCTCTCCTGCGGCCCCGGGTACGCGGTCTGCGCGAACGCCGAGACATTGCACGCCGCCGAAGCGCCGTTCTTCGGCCCGGCCGCCCAGCTGCGCACCTATGTGCTGCGCGCCAGCGGCCATTCGGTCAATCTCGCGCGGAACACCGCCGAGTATCGGGCCGCCGTCATCGATTGGGTGCGGACGATCGCGGCGTAA
- a CDS encoding SAM-dependent methyltransferase has translation MERAPRGVDPNLPNSARVYDYLLGGKDNYEVDRAVAHRMLSIAPDTRTLAWFSRKFLVHAVQFAAEAGIRQFIDLGAGIPTSPNVHEVVHEIDPSARVVYVDFDPVVYAHCNALLTGAEGVTAMLGDVRRTDDLLDRLRHEEFIDFDEPVAITLVGVLHFVMDGEGPADIVARLRAAMAPGSYLAFTHGSDDSDRDFIDQSSSDTANSSAQVAYRSPARVESFFEGFDMIDPGVVPLQQWLEEDLPATKLVLLGGVVRKTSDRSDD, from the coding sequence ATGGAGCGAGCACCGCGTGGCGTCGATCCGAACCTGCCGAATTCAGCCCGGGTATACGACTATCTCCTCGGCGGCAAAGACAATTACGAAGTGGACCGGGCGGTCGCGCACCGAATGCTGTCCATCGCCCCGGACACCCGGACCCTCGCCTGGTTCAGTCGCAAATTCCTGGTGCACGCGGTCCAGTTCGCCGCGGAGGCCGGGATCCGGCAGTTCATCGACCTCGGCGCGGGTATCCCGACCTCGCCCAATGTGCACGAAGTCGTCCACGAGATCGATCCGTCGGCGCGGGTGGTGTACGTCGATTTCGACCCGGTCGTGTACGCGCATTGCAATGCCCTGCTGACCGGTGCGGAGGGCGTGACGGCGATGCTGGGTGATGTGCGCCGTACGGACGACCTTCTCGACCGGCTGCGGCACGAAGAGTTCATCGACTTCGATGAGCCGGTGGCGATCACGTTGGTCGGGGTCCTGCACTTCGTGATGGACGGCGAGGGCCCGGCCGACATCGTCGCCCGGCTCCGTGCGGCCATGGCGCCGGGAAGCTATCTGGCATTCACGCACGGCTCCGACGACAGCGATCGGGACTTCATCGACCAGTCGTCGTCGGACACCGCCAACTCCTCGGCCCAGGTGGCGTATCGCTCCCCCGCCCGAGTCGAATCGTTCTTCGAGGGCTTCGACATGATCGATCCCGGCGTAGTCCCCCTGCAACAGTGGCTCGAGGAGGACCTTCCCGCCACCAAGCTGGTGCTCCTGGGCGGGGTGGTCCGCAAGACCTCGGACCGAAGCGACGACTAA
- a CDS encoding nuclear transport factor 2 family protein — translation MSEISALADRLAIVDVITKMFVYTDQKRWEGLSAEVFTPKVDFDGGFGGPVGERSAADIIADWRTGLADLDEVHHQSGNHLIDVDGDTARVHADAIAVHVKNAAVEGKTRTFVGSYSLGVERTADGWRVNRFHYHLKVIDGNADLV, via the coding sequence ATGTCCGAAATCTCCGCCCTCGCAGACCGGCTGGCCATCGTCGATGTGATCACCAAGATGTTCGTCTACACCGATCAAAAACGCTGGGAAGGCCTGTCGGCCGAGGTGTTCACGCCGAAGGTGGATTTCGACGGCGGTTTCGGCGGGCCGGTCGGTGAGCGGTCCGCGGCCGACATCATCGCTGATTGGCGCACCGGCCTGGCCGACCTCGACGAAGTGCACCACCAGTCCGGTAATCACCTCATCGATGTGGACGGTGACACGGCGCGGGTGCACGCCGACGCCATCGCGGTGCACGTCAAGAACGCCGCGGTCGAGGGCAAGACCCGTACGTTCGTCGGCAGCTACTCCCTCGGCGTCGAACGCACCGCGGACGGGTGGCGGGTCAATCGGTTCCACTACCACCTCAAGGTGATCGACGGGAACGCCGACTTGGTGTAG
- a CDS encoding MFS transporter, whose amino-acid sequence MESTATRLSAAQRWMLAISCSALALVVASMAALYTALPEIAAATGASQQQLTWVVDGYTLALACLVLPAGALGDRYGRRAMLIIGLFVFAAASAAPLLLDTPGWLIATRAAAGAGAALVMPSTLSLITAGFPESRRAYAVGLWAGVAGIGAVLGILGSGLLLEPWSWVSVFLAMAVAGLLLMIAGFTVPESVDRTRPRIDLWGAATAALAVGLLVVAAIEAPERGWLDPVVIAMAVAAVLAGVVFVTVESRVAHPLLDVRLFADRGFGSGTAAVMVQFLVSFGAFLLMVQFLQLILGYGPLTSALAMAPMMVPMVAVSVVAPRLAERVGLRLPIASGLAIIAIALLAMSRIDTHTTYLDLVWSLLVMSTGVGLCTAPATAAIIAGTPVEKHGVAAAVNDAAREVGAAVGIAISGSVLAAGYSDRIAPALPRLPEPIREPVGDSLAAALQVTERMGPQAAPLAEFAETAFVHGAQQSALALGIVTLVAAVLIGVWAPGRSHAKTKPARARQEAEPATAP is encoded by the coding sequence ATGGAATCCACCGCGACACGGTTGTCCGCCGCCCAGCGGTGGATGTTAGCGATATCCTGCTCCGCCCTGGCCCTTGTGGTCGCGTCGATGGCGGCCCTGTATACCGCGCTGCCCGAGATCGCCGCCGCGACCGGAGCCAGTCAGCAACAGCTGACCTGGGTCGTCGACGGGTACACCCTCGCGCTGGCCTGCCTGGTGCTTCCGGCGGGCGCGCTCGGCGACCGGTACGGGCGGCGGGCGATGCTGATCATCGGGCTCTTCGTGTTCGCGGCCGCCTCCGCGGCGCCGCTGCTGCTGGACACACCCGGCTGGCTGATCGCGACGCGGGCGGCGGCAGGTGCGGGCGCCGCCCTGGTCATGCCGTCGACGCTGTCGCTGATCACCGCCGGGTTCCCGGAATCCCGCCGGGCGTACGCCGTGGGGCTGTGGGCGGGTGTCGCCGGTATCGGCGCGGTGCTCGGCATCCTCGGTTCCGGTCTGCTGCTGGAGCCCTGGTCCTGGGTCTCGGTCTTTCTCGCCATGGCCGTAGCGGGACTGTTGCTGATGATCGCCGGGTTCACTGTGCCGGAGTCGGTGGACCGGACTCGCCCGCGGATCGACCTGTGGGGGGCGGCGACGGCTGCCCTCGCGGTGGGATTGCTCGTCGTGGCCGCGATCGAGGCGCCCGAGCGCGGCTGGCTGGATCCGGTGGTGATCGCCATGGCCGTCGCGGCGGTGCTGGCGGGGGTGGTGTTCGTGACGGTCGAGTCACGGGTGGCGCACCCGCTGCTGGATGTGCGGTTGTTCGCCGATCGGGGGTTCGGCTCCGGTACCGCGGCGGTGATGGTGCAGTTCCTGGTGTCCTTCGGCGCCTTCCTCCTGATGGTCCAGTTCCTTCAGCTGATTCTCGGGTATGGGCCGCTGACGTCGGCTTTGGCGATGGCGCCGATGATGGTGCCGATGGTGGCGGTCTCGGTCGTGGCGCCGCGGCTCGCCGAGCGGGTCGGGTTGCGGTTGCCGATCGCCTCCGGGCTGGCGATCATCGCCATCGCGCTGCTCGCGATGTCCAGGATCGACACCCATACCACCTACCTCGATCTGGTCTGGTCGTTGCTGGTGATGAGCACGGGCGTCGGCTTGTGCACCGCGCCGGCGACGGCGGCGATCATCGCGGGCACCCCTGTGGAGAAGCACGGCGTAGCGGCGGCGGTGAACGACGCGGCGCGCGAAGTCGGCGCGGCCGTCGGCATCGCCATCTCGGGCAGCGTCTTGGCCGCGGGGTACAGCGACCGCATCGCGCCTGCCCTGCCCCGGTTGCCCGAACCGATCCGCGAACCGGTCGGCGACTCGCTGGCCGCGGCGTTGCAGGTGACCGAGCGGATGGGGCCACAAGCCGCACCGCTGGCCGAGTTCGCCGAGACCGCATTCGTCCACGGAGCGCAGCAATCCGCGCTGGCGCTGGGCATAGTCACTCTCGTCGCCGCGGTCCTCATCGGCGTGTGGGCGCCGGGACGCTCACACGCGAAAACGAAACCCGCGCGCGCTCGGCAGGAAGCGGAACCGGCCACCGCACCGTGA
- a CDS encoding TetR/AcrR family transcriptional regulator: MPHDSARDDDVDPRKLRSRARLLDAATALLQAGGLEAVTVEAVTTMSKVARTTLYRHFDNAMQLRAATLERLLPPVIEAPPAGPLRQRLTEMLSRHAAVVDEAPLQTSTLAWLATGERGESGAGPAFTSLRQRLIEQYRQPFDQLFDDPEVRGQLGEFDVTHALTQLVGPIVFARLVGLGPTTPADCARLVDDFLAARASDRDRRAAEPAGHVVEADRDGR; the protein is encoded by the coding sequence ATGCCGCACGACTCCGCTCGCGACGACGATGTCGATCCGCGCAAGCTGCGTTCCCGAGCCAGGCTGCTCGACGCCGCGACCGCCCTGCTCCAAGCCGGTGGGCTGGAAGCGGTCACCGTCGAGGCGGTCACGACGATGTCCAAAGTCGCGCGCACCACGCTGTACCGGCATTTCGACAACGCCATGCAGTTGCGCGCCGCCACGCTCGAGCGCCTGCTTCCTCCGGTCATCGAGGCGCCGCCCGCCGGTCCGCTACGGCAGCGTCTGACCGAAATGCTCAGCAGGCATGCCGCGGTCGTCGACGAGGCTCCGCTGCAGACGTCCACATTGGCGTGGCTGGCTACCGGTGAACGCGGCGAGTCCGGCGCGGGCCCGGCGTTCACGTCGCTTCGTCAGCGGCTCATCGAGCAGTATCGCCAGCCCTTCGACCAGCTCTTCGACGATCCGGAGGTGCGCGGGCAACTCGGCGAGTTCGACGTGACGCATGCGTTGACCCAGCTCGTCGGTCCGATCGTCTTCGCCAGGCTGGTCGGCCTCGGCCCTACCACCCCGGCCGACTGTGCGCGGCTCGTGGACGACTTCTTGGCCGCCCGCGCGAGCGACCGTGACCGCCGCGCGGCCGAGCCGGCCGGACACGTGGTCGAAGCCGATCGGGACGGCAGGTAG
- the cobN gene encoding cobaltochelatase subunit CobN, whose product MIVLLSTSDTDLLSARASGADYRWGNPARLLVDDLPGLLDGADLVIVRILGGKRAWEDGLEALRASGIPLVALGGELAPDAELMECSTVPGGVAADAHNYLAAGGPENLRQLHNFLSDTVLLTGHGFEPPVQLPSWGELDRVAADRADGPTVAVIYYRAQHLAGNTAYIEALCAAIEQAGARALPLYCASLRTAEPELLATLRRADALVVTVLAAGGTKPATASAGGEDEAWDVGALAELDVPILQGLCLTTGRDQWEANDDGLSPLDVATQVAVPEFDGRIITVPFSFKEFDADGLSTYVPDPERAARVAGIATRYARLRHIPAARKRVAVMLSAYPTKHARIGNAVGLDTPASAIRLLTEMRAAGYDLGAPGEVPGLDEQDGDALIHALIAAGGQDPDWLTAEQLEGNPIRIGAATYAAWFDTLPEDLRAAVVAAWGPPPGELYVDRSSDPAGEIVIAALRFGNVVLMVQPPRGFGENPVAIYHDPDLPPSHHYLAAYRWLSAPEGFGADAMVHLGKHGNLEWLPGKTLGMSASCGTDAALGDLPLIYPFLVNDPGEGTQAKRRAHATLVDHLIPPMARAESYGDISRLEQLLDEHANISALDPAKLPAIRQQIWTLMRAAKMDHDLGLTERPDEDSFDDMLLHVDGWLCEIKDVQIRDGLHVLGQAPAGESELDLVLAMLRARQLWGGERSVPGLREALGLDESGGEARERVDAVEDSARTLVGALQAAGWSPDAVDGITDNPEVRRVLRFAAIEVVPRLRQTGVEIDRVLHALDGGFIPAGPSGSPLRGLINVLPTGRNFYSVDPKAVPSRLAWETGQAMAESLLDRYRADHDEYPRSVGLSIWGTSAMRTSGDDIAEVFALLGVRPVWDEASRRVSTLEVISLEELGRPRIDVTVRISGFFRDAFPHVLALLDDAVRLVADLDEPEEANYVRAHARADLAEHGDQRRATTRIFGSKPGTYGAGLLQLIDAKSWRTDDDLAQVYTAWGGYAYGRDLDGAPAAEDMRGAYRRIAVAAKNTDTREHDIADSDDYFQFHGGMIATVRALTGKNPEAYIGDSTRPDAVRTRTLSEETARVFRARVVNPRWLEAMRRHGYKGAFEMAATVDYLFGYDATTNVVADWMYEKLTESYVFDDVNRKFMEQSNPWALHGIAERLLEAAERKLWEHPDQETLDRLRQVYLEAEGELE is encoded by the coding sequence GTGATAGTGCTGTTGTCCACGTCCGACACCGATCTGCTCAGTGCCCGCGCCAGCGGGGCCGACTACCGATGGGGGAATCCGGCTCGCCTGCTGGTCGACGACCTGCCCGGCCTGCTCGACGGCGCCGATCTGGTGATCGTGCGCATCCTCGGCGGCAAACGGGCCTGGGAAGACGGGCTGGAGGCGCTGCGCGCGAGCGGGATTCCGCTGGTCGCCCTCGGCGGTGAGCTCGCTCCGGATGCCGAGCTGATGGAATGCTCCACCGTGCCGGGCGGCGTCGCGGCCGACGCGCACAACTACCTCGCCGCCGGTGGCCCGGAGAACCTGCGCCAGCTACACAATTTCCTGTCCGACACCGTGCTGCTGACCGGCCACGGCTTCGAGCCGCCGGTTCAGCTGCCCAGCTGGGGCGAACTGGACCGGGTCGCCGCCGATCGGGCCGATGGGCCGACCGTGGCGGTGATCTACTACCGCGCACAGCATCTGGCCGGCAACACCGCCTACATCGAAGCCCTGTGCGCCGCGATCGAACAGGCCGGCGCGCGAGCACTGCCGCTGTACTGCGCGTCACTGCGCACCGCCGAACCCGAGTTGCTGGCGACCCTGCGCCGCGCCGACGCATTGGTGGTCACCGTGCTGGCCGCCGGAGGCACCAAGCCCGCCACCGCGTCGGCGGGCGGCGAGGACGAGGCGTGGGACGTCGGCGCACTCGCCGAGCTGGACGTGCCAATCCTGCAGGGACTGTGCCTGACCACCGGCCGCGACCAATGGGAAGCCAACGACGACGGGTTGTCACCGCTGGACGTCGCCACCCAGGTCGCCGTGCCGGAATTCGACGGGCGAATCATCACGGTCCCGTTCTCGTTCAAGGAATTCGACGCCGACGGCCTGTCCACGTACGTCCCCGATCCCGAGCGCGCCGCCCGCGTCGCCGGCATCGCGACACGCTACGCGAGGCTGCGCCACATCCCCGCCGCGCGCAAGCGCGTCGCCGTCATGCTGTCGGCCTACCCGACCAAGCACGCCCGCATCGGCAACGCCGTCGGACTGGACACCCCGGCGAGCGCGATCCGTCTACTCACCGAAATGCGAGCCGCTGGTTACGATCTCGGCGCGCCCGGCGAGGTGCCCGGACTGGACGAACAAGACGGCGACGCCCTCATCCACGCCCTGATCGCGGCCGGCGGCCAAGATCCCGACTGGTTGACCGCCGAGCAGTTGGAAGGCAACCCGATTCGCATCGGCGCGGCGACCTACGCGGCCTGGTTCGACACCCTGCCCGAGGACCTGCGTGCCGCCGTCGTGGCGGCATGGGGCCCGCCGCCGGGTGAACTGTACGTCGACCGCTCGTCCGATCCGGCCGGTGAGATCGTCATCGCCGCGCTGCGTTTCGGCAATGTCGTGCTCATGGTGCAGCCGCCGCGCGGCTTCGGCGAGAACCCCGTCGCGATCTACCACGACCCAGACCTGCCGCCCAGCCACCACTACCTCGCCGCCTATCGCTGGCTCAGCGCGCCCGAGGGATTCGGTGCCGACGCGATGGTGCACTTGGGCAAGCACGGAAACCTGGAATGGCTGCCCGGCAAGACGCTCGGCATGTCGGCCTCCTGCGGCACCGACGCCGCCCTCGGCGACCTGCCGCTGATCTACCCGTTCCTGGTGAACGATCCGGGCGAGGGCACCCAGGCCAAGCGCCGCGCGCACGCCACTCTCGTCGATCACTTGATCCCGCCGATGGCCAGGGCCGAGAGCTACGGCGACATCTCCCGCCTGGAGCAACTGCTCGACGAGCACGCGAACATCTCCGCGCTGGATCCGGCCAAGCTTCCCGCCATCCGCCAGCAGATCTGGACGTTGATGCGCGCTGCGAAGATGGACCACGACCTCGGCCTCACCGAGCGCCCGGATGAGGATTCCTTCGACGACATGCTGCTGCACGTCGACGGCTGGCTGTGCGAGATCAAGGACGTGCAGATCCGCGACGGCCTGCACGTCCTCGGCCAGGCGCCCGCAGGAGAGAGCGAACTCGACCTGGTGCTGGCGATGCTGCGCGCGCGCCAGCTCTGGGGCGGCGAGCGCAGCGTGCCCGGCCTGCGCGAAGCCCTCGGCCTCGACGAGTCCGGCGGCGAGGCGCGCGAGCGCGTGGACGCGGTCGAGGACAGCGCCCGCACGCTGGTCGGGGCGTTGCAGGCGGCGGGCTGGTCGCCGGACGCGGTCGACGGCATCACCGACAACCCCGAGGTTCGGCGCGTGCTGCGCTTCGCGGCCATCGAGGTGGTGCCGCGCCTGCGCCAGACCGGCGTGGAGATCGACCGGGTGCTGCACGCGCTCGACGGCGGATTCATCCCGGCGGGGCCGAGTGGTTCGCCGCTGCGCGGCCTGATCAACGTCCTGCCGACCGGACGTAATTTCTACTCCGTCGACCCCAAAGCCGTGCCGTCCCGGCTGGCCTGGGAGACCGGGCAGGCCATGGCGGAATCCCTGCTGGATCGCTATCGCGCCGACCACGACGAATACCCCCGATCGGTGGGCCTGTCGATCTGGGGCACCTCGGCCATGCGCACCTCGGGTGACGACATCGCCGAAGTCTTCGCCCTGCTGGGCGTCCGGCCGGTCTGGGATGAGGCGAGCCGCCGGGTCAGCACGCTCGAGGTGATCTCGCTCGAGGAACTGGGCCGCCCGCGCATCGATGTCACCGTGCGCATCAGCGGCTTCTTCCGGGATGCCTTCCCGCACGTGCTCGCCCTGCTGGACGACGCGGTCCGCCTGGTGGCGGACCTCGACGAGCCGGAAGAAGCGAATTACGTGCGCGCGCACGCTCGGGCGGATCTGGCCGAACACGGCGACCAGCGGCGCGCGACCACCCGCATCTTCGGCTCCAAACCCGGCACGTACGGGGCGGGTCTGCTGCAGTTGATCGATGCGAAGAGCTGGCGCACCGACGACGACCTCGCGCAGGTGTACACCGCCTGGGGCGGCTATGCCTACGGGCGCGACCTCGACGGCGCGCCCGCCGCCGAGGACATGCGCGGCGCCTATCGGCGGATCGCGGTGGCGGCCAAGAACACCGACACCCGCGAGCACGACATCGCCGACTCCGACGACTATTTCCAGTTCCACGGCGGCATGATCGCCACTGTGCGTGCGCTGACCGGCAAGAACCCGGAAGCCTACATCGGCGACAGCACCCGTCCGGACGCGGTGCGCACCCGGACGCTGTCGGAGGAGACGGCGCGGGTGTTCCGGGCACGCGTGGTGAATCCGCGCTGGCTCGAGGCCATGCGCAGGCACGGCTACAAGGGCGCGTTCGAGATGGCGGCCACCGTCGACTACTTGTTCGGCTACGACGCCACCACCAACGTGGTGGCCGACTGGATGTACGAGAAATTGACGGAGAGCTACGTTTTCGACGACGTGAACCGGAAGTTCATGGAGCAGTCCAATCCCTGGGCGCTACACGGCATTGCCGAGCGTCTGCTGGAGGCGGCCGAGCGGAAACTGTGGGAACATCCCGACCAGGAAACGCTCGATCGGTTGCGTCAGGTGTACCTGGAGGCCGAAGGCGAGCTGGAGTAG
- a CDS encoding YafY family transcriptional regulator, whose translation MLETSARLLRLLSLLQLRRDWTGPALADRLGVSTRTVRTDIERLRTLGYPVHATPGVAGGYRLGSGSALPPLLLDDDEAVAVTVGLVTAANGAITGIEEMAVRALAKLQQVLPSRLRHRVEMLTAATVHVPGDEESTVDAAVLTAVAGAIRASERLRFDYESHSGTPSSRDVEPHRMVHWGRRWYLVAWDVERGDWRTFRVDRITPKIPNGPRFTPRALSEEEIAERVRRGVGTATWAYRARVRMAAPAEVIRARMPAAVEVEPDGPDHCVAHVGSDSPRMLTLYLGLADVEFEVLDSPALAEHLVATAARFRRAAGRQ comes from the coding sequence ATGCTGGAAACCTCCGCCCGTCTGTTGCGGCTGTTGTCGCTGCTGCAGCTCCGGCGCGACTGGACCGGACCCGCGCTGGCCGACAGGTTGGGCGTGTCCACGCGGACTGTTCGGACCGACATCGAGCGGCTGCGGACGCTCGGCTACCCCGTCCACGCGACGCCGGGTGTCGCGGGCGGGTACCGGCTCGGGTCCGGATCGGCGCTGCCGCCGTTGCTGCTGGACGATGACGAGGCCGTCGCGGTGACGGTCGGGCTGGTCACCGCCGCCAACGGGGCGATCACCGGCATCGAGGAGATGGCGGTGCGCGCGCTGGCGAAACTGCAGCAGGTGTTGCCGTCTCGATTACGGCATCGGGTCGAGATGCTGACGGCCGCCACCGTGCACGTGCCCGGCGACGAGGAGTCGACCGTGGACGCGGCGGTGCTCACCGCGGTCGCGGGGGCGATCAGAGCGAGCGAGCGATTGCGCTTCGACTATGAAAGCCATTCCGGCACACCGTCCAGCCGGGATGTCGAACCGCACCGGATGGTGCACTGGGGGCGCCGCTGGTACCTCGTCGCCTGGGATGTGGAGCGCGGCGACTGGCGTACTTTCCGTGTCGACCGGATCACCCCGAAGATCCCGAACGGGCCACGATTCACTCCCCGTGCCCTGTCCGAAGAGGAGATCGCCGAGCGAGTCCGGCGCGGAGTGGGCACGGCCACCTGGGCCTATCGCGCCCGGGTACGGATGGCCGCCCCGGCGGAGGTGATCCGGGCCCGCATGCCCGCGGCGGTGGAGGTCGAACCGGATGGTCCGGATCACTGTGTCGCACATGTGGGTTCGGATTCGCCCCGGATGCTGACGCTGTATCTCGGTCTGGCCGACGTCGAATTCGAGGTCCTGGACTCCCCGGCCCTGGCCGAGCATCTGGTCGCCACCGCAGCGCGTTTCCGGCGGGCGGCGGGACGGCAATAG